Proteins from one Ranitomeya variabilis isolate aRanVar5 chromosome 1, aRanVar5.hap1, whole genome shotgun sequence genomic window:
- the MSMO1 gene encoding methylsterol monooxygenase 1, giving the protein MYQGSDMASNDSVLSSASLAVEYIDSLLPDNPLQEPFKHAWTYMLDHYTKFQIATWGSLIVHELIYFLFCLPAFLFQFMPFMQRFKIQQDRPETWEGQWRCFKMLLFNHFCIQLPLICGTYYFTEFFNIPYDWDNMPRWYTLCAQCFGCAVIEDAWHYFLHRLLHHKSIYKHIHKVHHEFASPFGMQAEYAHPYETLILGAGFFIGILVFCNHVILLWAWVIVRLMETIDVHSGYDIPLNPLHLVPFYAGARFHDFHHMNFVGNYASTFTWWDKLFNTDSQYISYRHKVKTEDGKKMK; this is encoded by the exons ATGTACCAGGGGTCAGACATGGCTTCCAACGACAGTGTCCTTAGCTCCGCGTCTCTGGCTGTGGAATACATTGACTCTCTGCTCCCAGACAATCCTCTGCAGGAGCCCTTTAAGCACGCCTGGACCTACATGCTGGACCACTACACCAAGTTCCAGATTGCCACCTGGGGGTCCCTCATCGTCCACGAGCTGATCTACTTCCTCTTCTGTTTACCTGCCTTTCTCTTTCAGTTCATGCCTTTTATGCAGAGGTTTAAAATCCAGCAG GATAGGCCGGAAACCTGGGAAGGCCAATGGAGGTGCTTTAAAATGCTCCTCTTCAACCATTTCTGCATTCAGCTGCCATTGATCTGTGGGACATACTACTTCACTGAATTTTTTAACATTCCATATGACTGGGATAATATGCCTAGATG GTATACATTATGTGCGCAGTGTTTTGGCTGTGCAGTCATTGAAGACGCCTGGCATTATTTCCTGCATCGTCTCCTGCACCATAAGAGCATTTACAAGCATATCCACAAAGTACATCATGAGTTTGCA TCCCCATTCGGCATGCAGGCGGAATATGCTCACCCTTATGAAACCCTCATTTTGGGAGCCGGATTCTTCATTGGCATTCTGGTCTTCTGCAATCACGTCATTCTCCTGTGGGCCTGGGTTATTGTCAGACTGATGGAAACCATAGATGTTCACAG TGGTTACGACATTCCCTTGAATCCGCTGCATCTCGTCCCCTTCTATGCCGGGGCACGCTTCCATGATTTCCATCACATGAACTTCGTAGGTAACTACGCATCGACCTTTACATGGTGGGACAAACTCTTCAACACCGATTCTCAGTACATCAGCTACAGACATAAAGTGAAGACAGAGGACGGGAAGAAGATGAAATAA